A region from the Arthrobacter gengyunqii genome encodes:
- the epsC gene encoding serine O-acetyltransferase EpsC, which translates to MSFLARLREDLDAAASHDPAARGSMENLVVYSGLHAIWMHRLTHRMWARSGLRFPARVLSQLTRFATGIEIHPGATIGRRFFIDHGMGVVIGETAEIGDDVMLYHGVTLGGRSLARIKRHPTLCDGVTVGAGAKILGPVTIGRNSAVGANAVVVKDAPADSIITGIPARWRHRQVKETQAAVDPAEYIDPAIYI; encoded by the coding sequence GTGAGCTTCCTTGCACGCCTGCGTGAAGACCTCGACGCCGCTGCGTCCCATGACCCGGCCGCGCGCGGTTCCATGGAGAACCTCGTGGTCTACTCCGGGCTGCACGCCATTTGGATGCACCGGTTGACTCATCGCATGTGGGCGCGGTCAGGACTGCGCTTCCCGGCCCGCGTGCTCTCGCAGCTGACCCGCTTCGCCACGGGGATCGAAATTCACCCCGGGGCAACGATCGGGCGCCGCTTTTTCATCGACCACGGCATGGGCGTGGTTATCGGTGAGACTGCGGAAATCGGCGACGACGTCATGCTTTATCACGGGGTCACCCTGGGTGGACGGTCGCTGGCCCGGATCAAACGCCATCCCACGCTTTGCGACGGCGTGACGGTGGGTGCAGGCGCGAAGATCCTGGGTCCGGTGACCATTGGCAGGAACAGTGCTGTGGGAGCCAACGCCGTGGTGGTCAAGGATGCGCCGGCTGACTCCATCATCACCGGCATTCCTGCCCGCTGGCGGCACCGCCAGGTCAAGGAGACCCAGGCAGCCGTGGATCCGGCGGAATACATCGATCCCGCGATTTATATCTGA
- the gndA gene encoding NADP-dependent phosphogluconate dehydrogenase has translation MSAQIGVTGLAVMGANLARNLARNGYTVALHNRSIGKTDALLSAHGDEGDFIRTESLQELVDSLEKPRRVLIMVKAGAPVDSVINQLVPLLEPGDIVIDAGNSHYEDTRRREAALAEKDLHFVGVGVSGGEEGALLGPSIMPGGSRESYDSLGPMLEKIAAKYDGEPCCSWIGTDGAGHFVKMVHNGIEYADMQVIGEAYDLLRSAAGIEPADQAKIFTEWNTGQLSSFLIEITAEVLAHTDAKTGKPFVDVVVDSAGQKGTGRWTVVSGLDLGSPVSAIAESVFARALSSQRGQRGQAQEILAGGEATVELPDTFVDDVRQALYASKLVSYAQGIDMLNSAAKEYGWDLKLDQIASLWRAGCIIRAELLDDIMKAYAGDQAPANLLLAPAFAEAIAAALPAWRRVVSVAVQLGIPVPVFSSSLAYYDGLRRKRLPAALTQGLRDLFGAHTYNRVDAEGTFHTLWGGDHSEVEAVDTH, from the coding sequence TTGAGCGCACAAATTGGTGTCACCGGCCTGGCCGTCATGGGTGCAAACCTGGCGCGGAACCTCGCCCGGAACGGCTACACCGTAGCCCTTCACAACCGGTCGATTGGAAAAACCGACGCCCTGCTGTCCGCCCACGGCGACGAAGGCGACTTTATCCGCACGGAATCCCTGCAGGAGCTTGTCGATTCCCTGGAGAAGCCGCGCCGGGTCCTGATCATGGTCAAGGCCGGCGCACCCGTCGACTCCGTAATTAATCAGCTCGTGCCCCTGCTGGAACCCGGTGACATCGTGATTGATGCCGGCAACTCGCACTATGAAGACACCCGGCGCCGGGAGGCTGCCCTGGCCGAAAAGGACCTGCACTTCGTGGGCGTCGGCGTGTCCGGCGGCGAGGAGGGTGCCCTTCTGGGCCCGTCCATCATGCCCGGCGGCTCCCGCGAGTCCTACGACTCCCTCGGCCCGATGCTGGAAAAGATCGCTGCGAAGTACGACGGCGAACCCTGCTGCAGCTGGATCGGCACCGACGGCGCGGGTCACTTCGTGAAGATGGTGCACAACGGCATCGAGTACGCCGACATGCAGGTCATCGGAGAAGCCTACGACCTGCTGCGGTCCGCTGCGGGCATCGAACCGGCGGACCAGGCCAAGATTTTCACCGAGTGGAACACCGGCCAGCTCAGCTCGTTCCTGATCGAGATCACTGCCGAGGTCCTGGCGCACACTGACGCCAAGACGGGCAAGCCGTTTGTCGACGTCGTGGTGGATTCCGCCGGCCAGAAGGGCACCGGCCGCTGGACCGTGGTCTCCGGCCTCGACCTGGGGTCGCCCGTGTCCGCCATTGCGGAGTCCGTTTTTGCCCGCGCCCTGTCCTCCCAGCGGGGCCAGCGCGGGCAGGCACAGGAGATCCTTGCCGGCGGCGAAGCAACAGTGGAGCTGCCCGACACCTTCGTGGATGACGTCCGCCAGGCGCTGTATGCGTCCAAGCTCGTCAGCTACGCCCAGGGCATCGACATGCTCAACAGTGCCGCAAAGGAGTACGGCTGGGACCTGAAACTGGACCAGATCGCCTCCCTGTGGCGCGCCGGCTGCATCATCCGGGCCGAACTGCTCGATGACATCATGAAGGCCTACGCGGGCGACCAGGCCCCGGCCAACCTGCTGCTGGCTCCGGCCTTCGCAGAGGCCATTGCCGCCGCCCTGCCGGCCTGGCGCCGCGTGGTGTCCGTTGCGGTCCAGCTGGGCATCCCCGTGCCCGTCTTCAGCTCCTCGCTGGCCTACTACGACGGACTGCGCCGCAAGCGCCTGCCCGCCGCCCTGACCCAAGGGCTGCGCGACCTCTTCGGAGCACACACCTACAACCGGGTGGATGCTGAAGGAACCTTCCACACGCTGTGGGGCGGGGACCATTCCGAGGTAGAGGCAGTGGACACCCACTAG